A window of Aurantibacillus circumpalustris genomic DNA:
TCGTATGCGCGTTGCATAAAGGAAGAATAGATGTTACAAAAAGGTACTAAACCTTGAGATGCTAGTCCGCCACTAAAAGTAACTGCGTGTTGTTCAGCTATACCAACGTCGAAAGCCCTGTCTGGCATAGCTTTCATCATAATATTTAATGAACAACCAGAAGGCATTGCAGGAGTTATACCAACGATATTTAAATTTTTTTCAGCGAGTTCAACAATGGTGTGACCAAAAACATCTTGGTATTTTGGTGGTTGAGGTGTTTTAGGAATTACTTTAATAATTTCACCGGTATCTTTATTAAACAAACCTGGTGAGTGCCATACGGTTTCGTTTCCTTCTTCACTAAACTTATATCCTTTTCCTTTTTTTGTAAGAATGTGCAATATTTTTGGTCCCGGTATATCTTTTAAATCTGCTAAAACTTTTGTTAACCTCACAACATCATGACCGTCAACAGGACCAAAATATCTAAACTTTAACGACTCAAATAAATTACTTTGTTTGAGCAAACTTGTTTTTACAGCATTCTCAATTTTAGAAGCGATTTCTTGCGCATTGGGACCAAACTTGCTTATTTTCCCAAGTAGTTCCCACACCTTGTCCTTTGCTTTGTTGTAGGTATGTGAAGTGGTAATATCTGTTAAGTACTCTTTAAGTGCTCCTACGTTTGGATCAATACTCATACAGTTGTCATTTAAAACAACTAAGAGATTTGCGTTTTCAACTCCTGCATGATTTAAGCCTTCAAAAGCAAGTCCAGCAGTCATTGCGCCATCACCAATTACGGCAATGTGCTGTTTATCTTTTAAGTTTTTGTACTTGCTGGCTACAGCCATTCCAAGTGCAGCACTGATTGAAGTAGATGAGTGTCCTACACCAAAGGTATCATATTCACTTTCGCTTCTTTTTGGAAAGCCGCTAAGGCCTTTGTATACACGATTCGTATGAAAATTATCGCGCCTTCCGGTAAGTATCTTGTGCCCATAGGCTTGATGACCAACATCCCAAACCAATTGATCGTAAGGAGTATTAAAAATATAATGTAAAGCAACCGTTAACTCAACAACACCAAGTGAAGCACCAAAATGTCCACCTTTAACCGAAACAAGATCAATAATATATTGGCGAAGTTCTGAGCTGATTTGTTCTAGCTGGTCTTCATTTAACTTTTTTAAATCCGAAGGTGAATTTATTTTTGATAACAAATCACCTGGAATAAAACCCGAACCTTTTACAATTTCCATTAGCACAAAGATAAATTTTTTTAACGCATCATTTTGGTATTTTATTATCAATAAAATCAGAGTTTATTAACCCTTTAGTATTAATTAACGGTAAAAGAGGTTTCTGCTTCTGTTTACGTTAAACAAGGCTCGCCAACCTCTTTTAAGCAATTATTTTTTAAGGAGATAACCCTTTTCTAAAATGATGGTTTCTGCCTCACTTATTCCAAGGTCAATGTTTTCAGATACTTCAACGTATCCCTTTTTCTTTACATTTAAAATATACTTGCCGCCATGCATGGTGAAAAAATATTCACCATTTTCATTCGTTAGAGAAGACCCTATTTCTTTGTTTTGTTCATCTTTTACTATCACTTCTACATCTTGAATTCCGTACCCTTCGTTTCCTTCACGAATAGTACCTTTTAAAATACTTAAACCGTTACTTGTTTTCTTTTTACCATCCGGCTCAAGTATTGCATAATCTTTTAAGTCAATTTTATAAATATCGTTTTCTCCAAATCCTCCTTTACGATTACTCGACACATAAGCAAATTTGGCATCAGCACTGATCGTAAGTTGACCTTCTTTACCACTACTATTTATAGGATACCCAACATTCACTGGCGAACTCCATTTTCCATTTTCAAATACAGTTTTTAGAACATCGTAACCACCCATACTTTTTGGACCGTTGCTACAAAAGAAAAGTGTTTTTCCATCTGGAGCCAAAAACATGCCTGCTTCATCGTAAACGGTATTAATTTCGGGACCAAGATTTACGGGTTCTCCCCACTCACTTTTGTTTTTTTTATGTACCATCCAAATGTCGCTGCCGCCATAACTTCCTTTTCGTTCGCTACTAAAAAAATAACGTTTACCGTCGGCTGAAATGCAGGCGCCTCCTTCCCAATACGAAGAATTTATAGGTTTACCGAGACTTACGGGAGCTTTCCATTTGTCGTTTAATACCTTGCTTACAAAAACACTTCCTCCGCGTTTGGCAGGACTATTCATGTCATTAAAATAAATAAAAATCTGTTTTCCATCTGGAGAGATACTGGTAACAGCATCGTGTGCCTTTGTGTTTATAGTGTTTCCAATACTTACTGCTTTTGTGAAGTTTCCGGTTGAGTCGAGTGTTGTTGTGTAAATGTTTTCAAAGTACTTACCATCTCCTTCAACATCGGTAGGATCGTTTGTGGTTTCAGGACGACGTGTGGTGAAAACAATTCTGTTTCCATCGGCCGTAATACAAGGATTTTTATCATCGTATTTACTGTTTATTTCCTCGCCAAGATTTGTAATAACAACCGGAACAGGATGTGCCATTAATAGTTTTGCGTTTTCAGACTGGCTCAGATACGTTGCTGCATCTTCCAGCAGTTCTTTATCATTTAAAGGTAAGGTTTTAAAGAGCTTAAATTCTATGATGGCACTATCAACCTCATCTTCTATCTGGTAAGTTCTTCCTAAATAAAAATGCGTTTCTGGTTTCACGTCAACATTTATTTCAATAGCTTTTATAAAACTGTTTTTTGCGTTATCTATTTTGCCCAAGTTAAAATAGCAAACCCCTACATAATATTTAACAGAAGCATCCGTTTGGTTATTTTTTTCTACTTCACGAAAGGTGTTTAACGCGCTAAGATAATCTCCTGAAAGCATTTTTTGTTTTGCAGAGAATAGTTTTGCCTCATCGGCAGTATTAGAAAATACATTACCTTTTTTTTCCTTTTGAGAGTATGTTAAAAAGGAGAGACTTAAAAAAAGTGACAGTAAAACAATTTTCTTCATAAAGTATCTGTTTAGAAAACTAAAATACAGGTTATTTTCTGAAAGTAGCCTTATTGTGGAAAAAGTTTTGATTTTTAACAGGTTTTTCGCTTGTGTTAACGAAGTAGCGTGGTCAACGTAATAATTATGTTTTGATGTAAATGAAAATTAACTAAATTTGACTGAACTACAAAAATAAACTATGAATAAATCAAAACTTGTTGTTGCTGTTTCTTTCTTATTTTTTGCTTTTCTTATTTTCGTTTCCTGTGATAAAAAAGTAGGCAAACTGCCTGAAGAAACACCCCCTACTGGCATTAATTGTGATGAGGTAACCTACACAAAAGATATCAAATCAATCATTGCAAACAATTGTTCACTTGCTGGATGTCATGATGGAAACAACTCTAACCCTCGTTTAGAAACTTACAGTTTATTAAAAGATCGCGCCGATGCTGGAAGAATTAAAGAGCGTGTATTAGACGCGTCACCAACGCGTATGCCTCCAGTAGAAAGACCAGCTCTTACTTCAGAAGAAAAGGAATTGATTTCTTGTTGGTTAGAAAACGGTAAAAAAGAATAAACCTTAGTTTTTCTTTCTCATACTCACTACAAGTGGCACACCGCTGAAATCATAGGCTTCACGGATTTTATTTTCAAGAAAGCGTTTATAAGCTTCAGTAACATACTGCGGTAAATTGCAATAAAACATAAATAAAGCTTCTGTTTTTAATTGTGTAATGTATTTAATTTTTACATACTTGCCTTTAACCGCTTGCGGCGGAGTACTTTCAATGAGCGGTAATAAGTAATCGTTCAATTGTCGGGTAGGGATGTGGCGTGTTTTATTCTCGTATACCTTCATGGCTACTTCAACGGCTTTCATAATTCTTTGTTTGTCTTGAACAGAGATAAATAAAATCGGAATGTCTTTAAACGGTTTTATACGCTCGCGAATTTTTTCTTCATACTCTTTTGCAGTCTTGGTATCTTTTTCAACCAAATCCCATTTATTTACAATGATCGCAACTCCTTTTCTATTTTTTTCAATCAAACTAAGAATGCTTAAATCTTGCGCTTCAATTCCTTGTTCCGCATCAATCATTAACAAACAAACATCGCTTCTTTCGATGGCATTAATACTTCGCATCACACTGTAAAACTCAAGATCTTCATGAACTTTTGCTTTTCTACGGATTCCCGCTGTATCAATGAGCCAGAAATCGTGTCCGAATTTTGAATAACGGGTATTAATGGTATCTCTGGTTGTTCCAGCAACTGCTGTTACAATATTTCTTTCTTCACCTAATAAGGCATTAGTTAAAGATGATTTTCCAACATTTGGTCGGCCAACAATTGCAATACGTGGAATTTCAATTTCTTCCAACCCTCCTTCTTCTTTTGGCAGAAGTTCTACAAGTGCATCCAACATATCTCCTGTGCCACTGCCACTAATGGCTGAAATAGGATAAACTGTTCCAAGTCCAAATTGATAAAACTCAGCAGAATAAGCTGCTTTTTCATGGCTATCTACTTTATTTGCCACTATAATACAAGGCTTTTTACTTTTACGTATAATTTTAGCTACTTCTGTATCAAATTGTGTAACACCTTCAATAACATCTACAGTAAAAATAAGCGCTGTACTTTCATCAATAGCAATTTGAACTTGTTTGCGAATTTCGCCTTCAAAAATATCATCACTTCCCTTAATGTAGCCGCCTGTGTCAATCACACTAAATTCAACACCCTGCCATTCTGCTTTCCCATAGTGACGGTCGCGTGTAACTCCCGCTACTTCATCAACAATCGCCTGACGCGTTTCTGTTAAACGATTAAAAAGTGTTGATTTACCCACATTGGGTCTTCCTACTATTGCAACTACATTTGACATAAGGGCACAAAAGTACTAAATTAACGGTGAACCGCATATTGTAAAATAAAGTGAATTAATGTATATTTGATTAATGACCCGCAAACTGTTACTTATTCTATTTTCTTTTGGGTGTTTTTGCCTTCATAATGCTCAAAGTAATGCTCATCAGCAGGTAGTAAGCCCCCACGTAAGTCCGGCACTTAGATTCACTGAAAATAAAGGGCAGTGGGACTCTAAAATCTTATTCAGAGCTCAATTAGACGGTGGCGCTTTATTTCTTGAAAAAACAGGACTCACCTTTTCATTTTACGACAAAAAAAAATACAGGGACATTCATCATGGTGGTGCCTTAAAAAAGAAGTATGATAATTTGAATATAAATTTCCATGCATACAAAATCAGCTTCGAAAACTGCAATCCCGCTACTTTTCCTGAGAAGGCGCAACAGGGCTTAGATTATGAGAATTTTTATTACGGAAATGATAAATCGAAATGGCAGAGCGATGTTAAAAATTACCACCAGTTGTTTTTAAGGAATTTATATCCTGGTATTGATTACGAAATACTCACTGCCGTTAATGGTTTAAAATATAATTTTCATGTCAGTGCTAAATCAGATCCTTCGCTAATAAAACTACGTTACGAAGGCGTAGATGACATTAAATTAAAGGACGGTAAATTAATTCTAAAACTTTCTGTAAACGAAGTGATTGAGCAAAAGCCTTATGCTTACCAACTGATAAATGGTGTTGTAAAAGAAGTGAAATGTGTTTATGGTTTTAAAAGAAGTGTTTTGAGTTTTGATTTTCCGGATGGATATGATAAAAATTATGATTTAGTTATTGATCCTG
This region includes:
- the dxs gene encoding 1-deoxy-D-xylulose-5-phosphate synthase, whose translation is MEIVKGSGFIPGDLLSKINSPSDLKKLNEDQLEQISSELRQYIIDLVSVKGGHFGASLGVVELTVALHYIFNTPYDQLVWDVGHQAYGHKILTGRRDNFHTNRVYKGLSGFPKRSESEYDTFGVGHSSTSISAALGMAVASKYKNLKDKQHIAVIGDGAMTAGLAFEGLNHAGVENANLLVVLNDNCMSIDPNVGALKEYLTDITTSHTYNKAKDKVWELLGKISKFGPNAQEIASKIENAVKTSLLKQSNLFESLKFRYFGPVDGHDVVRLTKVLADLKDIPGPKILHILTKKGKGYKFSEEGNETVWHSPGLFNKDTGEIIKVIPKTPQPPKYQDVFGHTIVELAEKNLNIVGITPAMPSGCSLNIMMKAMPDRAFDVGIAEQHAVTFSGGLASQGLVPFCNIYSSFMQRAYDQVIHDVALQNLKVIFCLDRGGLAGADGPTHHGAYDIAYFRCIPKMIVSAPMNEEELRNLMYTAQLDEVKTAFSIRYPRGQGVMVDWKTPFKKIEIGKGRKIKDGKELAILSLGHPGNLVTEAIERLKEQGINAAHYDMRFAKPIDEALLHEVFTSYTKIITVEDGCIIGGMGSAVLEFMADKNYSARVVRLGIPDNFIEHGEQVELYEECGFSPKKIAETAIEILKENKQTILKQGGTSLHDKQA
- a CDS encoding carboxypeptidase regulatory-like domain-containing protein codes for the protein MKKIVLLSLFLSLSFLTYSQKEKKGNVFSNTADEAKLFSAKQKMLSGDYLSALNTFREVEKNNQTDASVKYYVGVCYFNLGKIDNAKNSFIKAIEINVDVKPETHFYLGRTYQIEDEVDSAIIEFKLFKTLPLNDKELLEDAATYLSQSENAKLLMAHPVPVVITNLGEEINSKYDDKNPCITADGNRIVFTTRRPETTNDPTDVEGDGKYFENIYTTTLDSTGNFTKAVSIGNTINTKAHDAVTSISPDGKQIFIYFNDMNSPAKRGGSVFVSKVLNDKWKAPVSLGKPINSSYWEGGACISADGKRYFFSSERKGSYGGSDIWMVHKKNKSEWGEPVNLGPEINTVYDEAGMFLAPDGKTLFFCSNGPKSMGGYDVLKTVFENGKWSSPVNVGYPINSSGKEGQLTISADAKFAYVSSNRKGGFGENDIYKIDLKDYAILEPDGKKKTSNGLSILKGTIREGNEGYGIQDVEVIVKDEQNKEIGSSLTNENGEYFFTMHGGKYILNVKKKGYVEVSENIDLGISEAETIILEKGYLLKK
- the der gene encoding ribosome biogenesis GTPase Der, whose amino-acid sequence is MSNVVAIVGRPNVGKSTLFNRLTETRQAIVDEVAGVTRDRHYGKAEWQGVEFSVIDTGGYIKGSDDIFEGEIRKQVQIAIDESTALIFTVDVIEGVTQFDTEVAKIIRKSKKPCIIVANKVDSHEKAAYSAEFYQFGLGTVYPISAISGSGTGDMLDALVELLPKEEGGLEEIEIPRIAIVGRPNVGKSSLTNALLGEERNIVTAVAGTTRDTINTRYSKFGHDFWLIDTAGIRRKAKVHEDLEFYSVMRSINAIERSDVCLLMIDAEQGIEAQDLSILSLIEKNRKGVAIIVNKWDLVEKDTKTAKEYEEKIRERIKPFKDIPILFISVQDKQRIMKAVEVAMKVYENKTRHIPTRQLNDYLLPLIESTPPQAVKGKYVKIKYITQLKTEALFMFYCNLPQYVTEAYKRFLENKIREAYDFSGVPLVVSMRKKN